One Bacteroidota bacterium genomic region harbors:
- the lpxB gene encoding lipid-A-disaccharide synthase — translation MILAGEASGDRHGADLVRELKALNPQLTFFGMGGDRMKAEGVELFFHISQTSIMGFTEVIRHLPFIFQMKKTLEQAVADRRPVYAVLIDYPGFNLRFARFLHQNNVPVIWYIAPQVWAWGKGRLKDIRRYVDLMLCILPFEEPFFRKAGIRAHFVGHPLVEQIEVSGSSSAFLSSISLPDDRPLIGLLPGSRSQEVSALLPVMVNAVLPLIQQGRVSAAVAGVNHLPPDVYKPAGEAGIPVVFGKVHDLMGHSTLSVVASGTATLETALCGTPLIVVYKTSWLTYLIGRFILRLDRISLVNIIPDEQLVPELIQHEANPESIRKQILSWLDQPAGREMVIEKLARLRKQLGSLSASREAASRIQGRVSGNGSWE, via the coding sequence ATGATACTGGCGGGGGAAGCCTCGGGTGATCGGCATGGTGCAGACCTGGTTCGTGAACTCAAAGCTCTCAATCCTCAGCTAACCTTCTTCGGAATGGGCGGTGACCGGATGAAGGCAGAGGGTGTTGAACTGTTTTTTCATATCAGCCAGACTTCGATCATGGGCTTTACCGAGGTGATCCGGCACCTGCCCTTCATTTTTCAAATGAAGAAAACACTCGAACAGGCGGTAGCCGATCGCCGGCCGGTGTATGCCGTTCTGATTGATTATCCGGGGTTTAATCTCCGGTTTGCCCGGTTTCTTCATCAGAATAATGTTCCCGTCATCTGGTACATCGCCCCTCAGGTCTGGGCTTGGGGGAAGGGAAGACTCAAGGACATCAGACGGTATGTCGATCTGATGCTTTGCATCCTGCCCTTTGAGGAACCGTTTTTCAGAAAAGCAGGAATCCGTGCTCACTTTGTGGGCCATCCACTTGTCGAGCAGATTGAGGTATCGGGCTCCTCATCCGCTTTTCTTTCCTCAATTTCGCTCCCAGACGACCGGCCGTTGATCGGTCTTCTGCCTGGTTCCCGCAGCCAGGAAGTCAGTGCCCTTCTGCCGGTAATGGTCAATGCTGTTCTTCCTCTGATCCAACAGGGCAGGGTATCTGCGGCTGTGGCGGGTGTTAATCATCTGCCGCCAGATGTTTATAAACCTGCCGGAGAGGCAGGAATTCCGGTGGTTTTCGGTAAAGTACATGATCTCATGGGACATTCCACCCTGTCGGTGGTGGCCTCCGGCACAGCCACCCTTGAAACAGCTTTATGTGGAACTCCTCTGATCGTCGTCTATAAAACCAGCTGGCTTACCTACCTGATCGGGCGCTTCATTCTGCGCCTCGACCGAATTTCACTCGTGAATATCATCCCCGATGAACAGCTTGTTCCCGAACTGATTCAGCATGAAGCCAATCCGGAATCCATCCGGAAACAGATACTCTCCTGGCTGGATCAGCCTGCCGGACGCGAAATGGTTATCGAAAAACTGGCCCGGCTGAGAAAACAACTGGGAAGTCTGTCTGCAAGCCGCGAGGCTGCAAGTCGGATTCAGGGCCGGGTTTCAGGCAACGGCAGCTGGGAATGA
- the lpxK gene encoding tetraacyldisaccharide 4'-kinase encodes MKRFGTAWQWIMLPLTALYGLAIWCRNLAWQTGWLKPEKVPVTVISVGNLTAGGTGKTPVTAWLAGILIREGFTVGLVSRGYGRSTRGFVLVSDGRSVLVTADQGGDEPVELARSLPGLLVAVSEKRLIAANHLCAHFKPDVLIMDDGFQHRALHRDMDIVVQDYPSWIGTHWLLPSGPFREPVSGLNRAHWLVWTRTAPGEWPVFRRTEPVHQALFAQEPATLIEWSTGNQWPVSSLPFRRVAAIAGIGDPDQFFLSLQKSRLPVVVTRAFPDHEPYPQPVKSDVVQWMLKAGCEALIMTAKDAVKWSAVDLPAGITGLMVLSRVVPDPSLARLSGEVIQRVRPS; translated from the coding sequence ATGAAGCGGTTCGGGACAGCCTGGCAATGGATCATGCTTCCGCTGACCGCCTTGTACGGTCTGGCCATCTGGTGCAGAAATCTGGCCTGGCAGACCGGATGGCTGAAACCTGAAAAGGTGCCGGTGACGGTTATCTCGGTCGGAAATCTCACCGCCGGTGGTACAGGAAAAACCCCGGTTACTGCCTGGCTGGCAGGTATCCTGATCAGAGAGGGATTCACCGTCGGATTGGTTTCCAGAGGTTACGGCAGGTCAACCCGCGGTTTTGTATTGGTTTCTGATGGAAGATCCGTCCTCGTAACTGCCGATCAGGGAGGCGATGAACCTGTCGAACTGGCTCGATCCCTTCCCGGACTTCTTGTGGCGGTATCCGAAAAACGGCTGATTGCAGCCAACCACTTGTGCGCTCATTTTAAACCCGATGTTCTCATTATGGATGATGGCTTTCAGCACCGGGCCTTACACCGGGATATGGACATTGTGGTTCAGGACTACCCGTCCTGGATTGGAACTCACTGGCTGTTGCCTTCCGGTCCCTTCAGAGAACCCGTGTCAGGTTTAAATCGCGCCCATTGGCTGGTCTGGACAAGGACTGCCCCGGGAGAGTGGCCGGTCTTCCGAAGAACGGAACCCGTTCATCAGGCGCTTTTCGCTCAGGAACCCGCCACACTCATCGAGTGGAGCACCGGAAATCAGTGGCCCGTTTCCTCCTTGCCGTTCAGGCGGGTTGCCGCCATTGCAGGTATTGGTGATCCTGACCAGTTTTTCTTGTCCCTGCAGAAATCGCGGCTTCCCGTGGTGGTAACCCGGGCCTTTCCTGATCATGAACCGTACCCCCAACCTGTAAAATCAGATGTGGTTCAATGGATGCTTAAAGCTGGTTGTGAGGCACTAATCATGACGGCCAAAGATGCGGTGAAATGGTCTGCCGTGGATCTTCCGGCCGGAATTACCGGACTGATGGTCCTTTCCCGTGTGGTTCCCGATCCGTCCCTTGCCCGATTATCCGGTGAGGTCATCCAAAGGGTGCGCCCATCGTGA